Proteins encoded together in one Candidatus Chlorohelix allophototropha window:
- a CDS encoding SUMF1/EgtB/PvdO family nonheme iron enzyme, translating into MPTLFISYKRGTTVVAPLMEKLKETGYRLWFDREDIHLGDPSWKARIDAGLEQCEGVILCISPAACQSEPIRYEVCKALEFKKPIFPIILEKVESASAAIADLGLPGEQHLEDFTDVTRWQENLEKLRKGLEAQGLRVTRHDRRKERNTQEYALHQRYLKKLAERVGLLNLAHVNEAEKRGIELEKVYVDSPTALSISLEVKDWRVIDWWLSRSDQPARELPGEDKAPKRTRVEEMGYERSPFEVLIGGVDEEIARYREENPHAKPDEKYSWNNPWNNGVKENQTHLHLTHLAAGCDRLVILGAPGSGKSTFVKYLALCLAGAGIEGWNRAANLNSLENWTHGALTPVYVELRRFVASTYFPSKISEPATAQHLWKYIEGELLGEGLETYASELEYDLEQGHALLILDGLDEVPYPEGKLKERQTQIINLAQSLHTRFAGSRVIVASRPYAYQGWSLPDYEAVTISEFEEEHRIELASRLYRAMGLSEEEAQAKAEALNEQLEEIDDELKDRPLFVTLMATLYLKGGEDGLPSRKGALYRESILLLLERWGKSKPGSPSLVEILGDKSVADLYGRLAALAYAVQGSSEGREQAAEIDESLLYKHLKPLGREVAAELIPYLCENAGVLVAPGQRGEEEIFHYAHRSFQEYLAAVHLVKLCRDSDSFKPVQAQLLEKPETWRVVCCFVGDVLADTKKKSEIWLLLADLLEEEEIPEKREDLRWWLIWLAATIAQEQEICGLEKAKRSNDRSTLKKMVEWLKALLGTVQALGAVERAECGRALGLLGDLRKGVGTKPYKLAGREVELPELEWCDIGASEGGKFVMGSDDWEDNPRREMELGYSYRMTKYLITYGQYQTFAESGEYEQAEWWEGFPEEYQPQKLDQDYMKENNRPRDYVSWYQSVAFTRWLTVKYRAAGEIGVNEEIRLPTEAEWEYAARGVDERKYPYGNEFDGTKGNTDETGIGATSAVGSFPDGASPFGVLDMSGNVWEWCLNKYKEPEEVGVDESGDNRVLRGGSCLDDGARASCVFRNYDYPYGDDYFIGFRLVVCSAMRHSEL; encoded by the coding sequence ATGCCAACCCTTTTCATCTCATACAAACGGGGAACAACCGTAGTCGCGCCCTTGATGGAGAAGTTGAAAGAAACTGGCTACCGCCTGTGGTTCGACCGGGAGGACATTCATCTGGGCGACCCAAGCTGGAAGGCTAGAATTGACGCAGGATTGGAGCAATGCGAAGGGGTAATTCTGTGTATCTCTCCGGCAGCGTGTCAGTCCGAGCCTATAAGGTACGAAGTGTGCAAGGCATTGGAATTTAAGAAGCCTATATTCCCAATAATCTTGGAGAAAGTGGAGAGCGCCAGCGCCGCAATAGCGGATTTGGGACTACCGGGGGAACAGCACTTAGAAGATTTCACGGATGTGACGCGCTGGCAGGAAAATCTGGAGAAGCTGCGGAAGGGTCTGGAAGCGCAGGGCTTGCGGGTAACACGGCACGACCGTCGTAAGGAGCGCAATACACAGGAATACGCCCTGCACCAGCGCTACCTGAAAAAGCTGGCAGAGCGGGTAGGGCTGCTGAACTTGGCGCACGTAAACGAGGCAGAGAAGCGTGGCATCGAACTGGAGAAAGTGTACGTGGACTCGCCCACAGCTTTGAGTATCAGCCTAGAGGTGAAGGATTGGCGGGTGATTGACTGGTGGCTCTCGCGAAGTGACCAGCCTGCACGCGAGTTGCCGGGTGAGGACAAAGCGCCGAAGCGCACCAGAGTGGAGGAAATGGGCTACGAACGCTCTCCCTTTGAGGTTCTAATCGGGGGAGTGGATGAAGAGATAGCACGCTATCGGGAAGAAAACCCTCATGCAAAACCTGATGAGAAATATTCTTGGAATAATCCTTGGAACAACGGGGTCAAAGAAAACCAGACCCATTTGCACCTGACGCATTTAGCGGCAGGGTGTGACCGGTTGGTAATCTTGGGAGCGCCGGGCAGCGGGAAAAGCACCTTCGTGAAGTATCTGGCATTGTGCTTGGCAGGGGCGGGGATTGAGGGCTGGAATCGGGCTGCCAATCTGAACTCGCTAGAGAACTGGACACACGGGGCATTAACGCCGGTGTACGTTGAACTGCGCCGCTTTGTGGCATCAACCTACTTTCCCTCGAAGATAAGCGAACCGGCAACCGCCCAACACCTATGGAAATACATCGAAGGGGAGCTATTGGGCGAGGGATTGGAAACCTATGCCTCTGAGCTTGAATATGACTTGGAACAAGGACACGCCCTGCTAATACTGGACGGGCTGGACGAAGTACCCTACCCGGAAGGCAAACTCAAAGAACGGCAGACGCAAATAATCAACTTGGCGCAGAGTTTGCACACTCGCTTTGCAGGCAGCCGGGTAATCGTCGCCAGCCGCCCTTATGCCTATCAGGGTTGGAGCTTGCCCGACTATGAGGCGGTGACAATAAGCGAATTTGAAGAAGAACACCGGATAGAATTAGCCAGCCGCCTATATCGAGCAATGGGCTTGAGTGAGGAAGAAGCGCAGGCAAAGGCGGAGGCGCTGAACGAGCAGCTAGAAGAAATAGATGATGAGTTGAAAGACCGCCCCTTGTTCGTGACTTTGATGGCAACCTTGTATCTGAAGGGTGGAGAAGACGGGTTGCCAAGTCGAAAGGGGGCATTGTACCGGGAGAGCATCCTGCTGCTGTTGGAACGGTGGGGCAAGAGCAAACCGGGTTCACCATCACTGGTGGAGATACTGGGGGATAAAAGCGTAGCGGACTTATACGGGCGATTGGCAGCCTTGGCATATGCAGTGCAGGGGAGTAGCGAAGGAAGGGAACAAGCGGCAGAGATAGATGAAAGCTTGTTGTACAAACATCTCAAACCATTGGGACGAGAGGTAGCGGCGGAACTAATCCCATATTTGTGCGAAAACGCAGGGGTGCTGGTAGCGCCGGGACAGCGAGGAGAAGAAGAAATCTTTCACTATGCCCACCGAAGCTTTCAAGAGTATCTAGCGGCGGTACATCTGGTGAAGCTATGTCGGGACAGCGATAGCTTCAAGCCGGTGCAGGCACAGCTATTGGAAAAGCCGGAAACGTGGCGAGTAGTGTGCTGTTTTGTGGGGGATGTGCTGGCGGATACGAAGAAGAAAAGTGAGATTTGGTTACTACTGGCAGATTTGTTGGAAGAAGAAGAAATACCTGAAAAAAGGGAAGACCTGCGCTGGTGGCTAATATGGCTGGCAGCAACGATAGCGCAGGAGCAGGAAATCTGTGGGCTGGAAAAAGCCAAACGCAGCAATGACCGAAGCACCCTAAAAAAGATGGTGGAATGGCTGAAAGCTTTGCTGGGAACGGTACAGGCGTTGGGAGCGGTGGAACGAGCGGAGTGCGGACGGGCATTGGGCTTGTTGGGAGACCTGCGCAAAGGGGTGGGGACGAAGCCGTATAAATTGGCAGGACGGGAGGTAGAACTGCCAGAACTAGAATGGTGCGACATAGGAGCGTCGGAAGGTGGGAAGTTTGTGATGGGTTCAGATGACTGGGAAGATAACCCGCGCCGGGAAATGGAGTTGGGGTACAGCTACCGAATGACGAAGTACCTAATCACATACGGGCAGTATCAGACATTTGCGGAGAGTGGAGAATACGAGCAGGCGGAATGGTGGGAGGGTTTCCCAGAGGAATATCAGCCGCAGAAGCTAGACCAGGACTATATGAAAGAGAACAACCGACCGCGAGACTATGTAAGTTGGTATCAGTCGGTGGCGTTTACGCGATGGTTGACGGTGAAATACCGAGCAGCGGGAGAGATAGGGGTAAACGAAGAAATACGGCTGCCAACGGAGGCAGAATGGGAGTATGCGGCAAGGGGAGTTGACGAGCGGAAGTACCCCTATGGGAACGAGTTTGATGGGACGAAGGGAAATACAGATGAAACGGGGATAGGGGCAACGAGCGCGGTGGGGAGCTTCCCGGATGGGGCATCGCCATTTGGGGTGCTGGATATGAGTGGGAACGTGTGGGAGTGGTGCTTGAATAAGTACAAAGAGCCGGAGGAAGTGGGGGTGGACGAGAGCGGGGACAATCGAGTGCTGCGGGGCGGTTCTTGCCTCGACGATGGAGCTCGTGCGTCCTGTGTGTTCCGCAACTACGACTACCCTTACGGCGATGACTACTTTATTGGTTTTCGGTTGGTGGTGTGTTCCGCTATGCGCCACTCTGAACTCTGA
- a CDS encoding DUF433 domain-containing protein: protein MMSLLLERITINPEINHGQPCIRGLRYPVELLLELLSSGMSYEEILSDYPDLEREDILAALEFATHLSRTKRIFTDIS, encoded by the coding sequence GTGATGAGTTTATTGCTAGAGCGGATTACAATTAATCCTGAGATTAATCACGGACAACCCTGTATTCGTGGGCTGCGTTATCCGGTGGAATTATTGCTGGAATTGCTGAGTTCCGGGATGAGTTACGAAGAAATCCTGTCAGATTACCCAGACCTTGAACGGGAAGATATACTCGCCGCGCTGGAATTTGCCACGCACCTCAGTCGCACCAAACGCATTTTTACCGACATCTCATGA
- a CDS encoding DUF5615 family PIN-like protein, translating into MNFLVDAHLPRRVAYWLKAAGHQAIHTLDLPEGNRTTDAALNSLSLENQAILVTKDSDFVNSFILQRQPYKLLLISTGNVTNNVLESLIQHNLALLVNLFESHNFLELTRDGLVLHS; encoded by the coding sequence ATGAATTTTCTGGTTGATGCTCATCTACCGCGCCGAGTGGCGTACTGGCTTAAAGCGGCAGGGCACCAAGCAATCCACACCCTTGATTTGCCTGAAGGCAATCGCACTACCGACGCTGCGTTAAACAGCCTCTCGCTAGAGAACCAGGCAATCCTTGTGACCAAAGACTCAGACTTTGTAAACTCATTCATTCTACAGCGTCAGCCCTATAAGCTGCTGCTCATTTCTACCGGAAATGTGACTAATAACGTGTTGGAAAGCCTAATTCAGCACAATTTGGCTTTATTGGTCAATCTTTTTGAGAGTCATAATTTCCTAGAACTGACCAGAGATGGGCTGGTTTTACACTCCTGA
- a CDS encoding DUF4231 domain-containing protein, with protein MSDTQTPPPAGTAQTIAFPNGNKALLLSMTPGDEPGKVLEALSLNPPSNVILVLGNADLAIPQLESRLFQLFSRGFARVVAQLSAGKSVTLVDEGIASTLVDLLGRSFADRNVKIPMLGIAPEGRALLPPIAAPQDGKWPLEPNHSHFVLVKGANAGDESASRINLVATLSDKAQPLAILVGGDDIAKREILACTRRDYPIIVVKGSGDLADKLVELVESEPDFVEDPMLAEIVADGNLHFFNLTETPEEFGRQIMLQLNSSREKIIQKAKERYKLYSHNAERFKNRFQLLQLAILILGVFGAGFAVLQTFAKQVKWDSWVTDTLYFLVLGVPAIVTVLIAGANFFNMGSKWVLVRAATDAVKREMFRYRTRSGSYSLKRAKKDGTTPEMYLSNMLEAISHKWLESEVTTSSLQEPDKTKVKKKKPEEKASATDDGVSFLTPEEYLEFRLENQRIYYRKKAKGLDRLRFRLQWAIFLFSGTSTVIAAISKELLIPVITALVGAITTYLEYMQVTNTLKQYNRAAQSLENIRDWWVALTPDQQAEQVNIDKLVDITENTLQSEQIGWVQQMQTALSDLQKHQAEKGEDNSDAAKTGNSSANGQQRGKGSSAQGGKPETVGSEPSNA; from the coding sequence ATGAGTGATACTCAGACTCCGCCACCTGCCGGCACGGCACAGACGATTGCTTTTCCCAACGGTAATAAAGCGCTCCTGCTGTCAATGACCCCCGGTGATGAACCGGGCAAGGTTCTGGAAGCTTTGAGTCTGAACCCACCTTCAAACGTTATTCTTGTTCTCGGAAATGCCGACCTGGCTATCCCCCAATTGGAATCGCGCCTGTTTCAGTTATTCAGTCGAGGGTTTGCCCGTGTAGTAGCACAACTCTCAGCCGGTAAGTCCGTTACGCTGGTGGATGAAGGTATTGCTTCCACGCTGGTTGATTTGTTGGGCAGAAGTTTCGCCGACCGGAATGTCAAAATCCCTATGCTCGGTATCGCGCCTGAAGGCAGGGCGCTGCTCCCGCCTATTGCTGCCCCACAAGACGGAAAATGGCCGCTCGAACCCAACCATTCCCATTTCGTTCTGGTAAAAGGGGCTAATGCTGGGGATGAGAGTGCCAGCCGGATTAATCTGGTAGCGACTTTATCCGATAAGGCGCAGCCGCTGGCAATTTTGGTGGGCGGAGATGATATAGCCAAACGAGAGATTCTGGCTTGCACCCGGCGCGACTATCCGATTATTGTGGTGAAGGGGAGCGGCGATTTAGCGGACAAGCTGGTCGAGCTGGTCGAGTCCGAACCGGATTTCGTGGAAGACCCTATGCTAGCGGAGATTGTGGCAGACGGTAATTTGCATTTCTTCAACCTAACCGAAACACCGGAAGAGTTCGGACGGCAAATTATGCTCCAGTTAAACTCTTCCAGAGAGAAGATTATCCAAAAAGCCAAAGAACGTTACAAGCTCTACAGCCATAACGCCGAGCGCTTCAAGAACAGGTTTCAGCTATTGCAATTGGCTATCCTGATATTGGGGGTGTTTGGGGCAGGCTTTGCAGTGTTGCAGACTTTCGCCAAACAGGTCAAGTGGGATAGTTGGGTTACCGATACTTTGTATTTTCTGGTATTGGGAGTGCCTGCGATTGTGACGGTATTAATTGCCGGGGCAAATTTCTTCAATATGGGTTCCAAGTGGGTATTGGTCAGAGCGGCTACCGATGCGGTCAAACGCGAGATGTTCCGCTACCGCACTCGCTCCGGTTCTTATAGTCTCAAGAGAGCAAAGAAGGACGGCACTACTCCTGAGATGTATCTCTCAAATATGCTGGAGGCTATTAGTCATAAGTGGCTGGAGAGCGAGGTTACCACTTCCTCCTTGCAAGAACCGGATAAGACGAAGGTGAAGAAGAAAAAGCCGGAGGAGAAAGCCAGCGCCACCGATGATGGGGTTAGCTTCCTCACGCCAGAAGAATACCTAGAGTTCAGGCTGGAGAACCAGCGCATTTATTACCGCAAGAAGGCTAAGGGACTGGACAGGCTGCGCTTCAGGTTGCAATGGGCTATTTTCTTATTTAGTGGAACCAGTACCGTCATAGCGGCAATCAGTAAGGAGTTGCTTATTCCGGTGATAACCGCCTTGGTGGGCGCTATCACTACGTATTTGGAATATATGCAGGTCACTAATACCCTCAAGCAGTATAACCGGGCTGCTCAGAGTTTGGAGAATATCCGGGATTGGTGGGTGGCTTTAACCCCAGACCAGCAGGCGGAACAGGTTAATATTGACAAACTGGTGGATATTACTGAGAACACGCTTCAGTCCGAACAGATTGGGTGGGTGCAACAGATGCAAACTGCGCTATCTGATTTGCAGAAGCACCAAGCCGAGAAGGGGGAGGATAACTCCGATGCTGCCAAAACGGGTAACTCCAGCGCAAACGGGCAACAGAGAGGCAAAGGTTCTTCCGCTCAGGGTGGCAAGCCTGAAACGGTTGGTTCAGAACCTTCCAATGCCTGA
- a CDS encoding helix-turn-helix domain-containing protein, with amino-acid sequence MELMNLKQACDYLGVTLVTLRKLINTGKLTAIPDELDSRQKLIKKSELDTFLAKRGGAEAYHPVSEELEGVLKAATESEAEKLIDTHTYMEDIKRMAAEILAQKEFNQRQRASA; translated from the coding sequence ATGGAATTGATGAACTTAAAACAGGCGTGCGATTATCTAGGGGTTACATTGGTAACCCTAAGAAAGTTAATTAACACCGGCAAACTGACCGCTATTCCAGACGAATTGGATAGCAGACAGAAACTCATTAAAAAAAGCGAGTTGGATACATTTTTAGCAAAACGTGGAGGAGCGGAAGCCTATCATCCCGTTTCGGAGGAATTAGAGGGCGTGCTGAAGGCTGCCACCGAAAGTGAAGCCGAGAAATTAATAGACACACACACCTATATGGAAGACATTAAACGCATGGCGGCTGAGATTCTAGCTCAAAAAGAATTTAACCAGCGCCAAAGGGCAAGCGCCTAA
- a CDS encoding type II toxin-antitoxin system RelE/ParE family toxin, producing MPPIVDFTNRAKEDLRQIFEHWVRKYESDTYARLSGTLLKEIEKLAENPMLKRNVEGAPEYIKMWAIMNGSFRVYFERMDKNAIKVLRVYSAKRMELPPEEITKPLSTADFTASAPPPKPRKPQSFEAVLGEAPVNSVEYQLWQGEGILSSSIESRVEYLQNRAKRTLSADYKRLAIAYLQDELGKRRRGE from the coding sequence ATGCCGCCTATCGTTGACTTTACCAACCGCGCCAAAGAAGACCTACGCCAAATTTTTGAGCATTGGGTAAGAAAATACGAATCGGACACCTATGCCCGGTTATCCGGCACGCTACTAAAGGAAATTGAAAAACTAGCTGAAAACCCAATGTTGAAGCGGAATGTGGAAGGCGCCCCTGAATACATCAAAATGTGGGCTATCATGAACGGAAGCTTTAGGGTCTATTTCGAGCGAATGGACAAAAACGCCATCAAAGTTCTGAGAGTTTACAGCGCTAAACGCATGGAACTACCCCCAGAGGAAATTACCAAACCACTTAGTACCGCCGACTTTACGGCATCAGCGCCGCCGCCCAAACCGCGAAAACCGCAATCTTTCGAGGCTGTGCTAGGCGAAGCGCCGGTCAACAGCGTAGAATACCAGCTATGGCAAGGCGAGGGTATTTTAAGCAGTAGCATAGAGAGCCGGGTAGAATACCTTCAGAACCGCGCCAAACGGACATTATCAGCCGATTACAAGCGGTTGGCGATAGCTTACCTTCAGGACGAACTGGGCAAGCGTAGAAGGGGCGAATAA
- a CDS encoding Uma2 family endonuclease produces the protein MAMRAGAERLYSVEEFEKLPEFDNGYELLEGRLVKLPLTHINHGRIIRRLIVAYYNFDPKEQIGEMLTGEVNVRLSDNHAPAPDIAFWKRENKPADSLGAAPRPDMVAEVWSSSDWEHPTQARAKAKRYIEAGVLLVWLINPKQQNAEVYRPGQPVVTIGEQGELDGGEVIPGFSVSLVPLFENRG, from the coding sequence ATGGCAATGCGAGCAGGGGCTGAAAGGCTCTACAGTGTAGAAGAATTCGAGAAGTTACCGGAATTTGATAACGGCTACGAATTGCTGGAGGGGAGGCTGGTAAAACTACCGCTGACACACATTAATCACGGGCGTATTATCCGCCGCCTTATTGTCGCGTATTATAACTTTGACCCTAAAGAGCAAATCGGGGAAATGCTAACTGGCGAAGTAAACGTGCGGTTAAGCGATAACCACGCCCCTGCACCGGATATAGCCTTCTGGAAGAGAGAGAACAAACCCGCAGATTCGCTGGGAGCAGCGCCCCGTCCAGATATGGTAGCCGAAGTGTGGTCATCTTCTGATTGGGAGCATCCCACCCAAGCCCGCGCCAAAGCCAAACGCTATATCGAAGCTGGGGTGTTGCTGGTGTGGCTCATAAACCCTAAGCAGCAAAATGCCGAAGTGTACCGACCGGGACAACCGGTGGTGACTATTGGGGAGCAGGGAGAGCTAGACGGTGGGGAGGTAATACCCGGCTTTAGTGTTTCTTTAGTGCCGCTGTTTGAGAATAGGGGCTGA
- a CDS encoding TfoX/Sxy family protein → MASRQSTVDYIIEQIAAAGTVYAKKMFGEYGIFYEGKMVALVCDDQLFVKPTAAGKAYIGEFVEGIPYPGAKACLLISGDKWDDRDWLVQLIQITAPALPLPKKKLKRPKE, encoded by the coding sequence ATGGCATCCCGGCAAAGTACCGTTGATTACATCATCGAACAAATTGCAGCCGCCGGAACAGTCTATGCCAAAAAGATGTTTGGCGAATATGGCATATTTTATGAGGGAAAGATGGTGGCGCTGGTTTGTGACGACCAACTTTTTGTCAAACCTACTGCTGCCGGAAAAGCCTATATCGGTGAATTTGTAGAAGGGATACCGTATCCCGGCGCAAAAGCCTGTCTGCTTATCAGCGGTGACAAATGGGATGACCGTGACTGGTTAGTGCAGCTAATACAAATCACCGCTCCAGCATTACCGCTACCAAAAAAGAAACTCAAGAGACCTAAAGAGTGA
- a CDS encoding tyrosine-type recombinase/integrase: MMDNLLVTIEADKWAEAAIRWLEAAEARRGSKRTRNEYEANMRLFMASVSKHPAQITGSDCQRWASEMHQAGLANATIKARLAAVSSFYRFAQRYEVTPGQYLHSFNPASAVQRPHVNPYEHAQGLTPEQAKALLKACDRATIKGLRDYALLAFYLYTGRRRSEIARLCWQDIRPGSEAGKLEYHYTGKGHKSAWREIPPPVWSALQNYLKAAGRLETMRPDSPLFVATQHQAAEERPIAPITINQIVDRAAKLAGLEHIKVHSLRHTAAKLRRRSGADLEEVSQFLDHSSIATTQIYINSLEAVKDVSWQGVEALIGG; this comes from the coding sequence ATGATGGACAACCTACTGGTAACAATCGAAGCAGACAAATGGGCGGAAGCCGCCATAAGGTGGCTGGAAGCAGCCGAAGCGCGCCGGGGCAGCAAACGCACCAGAAACGAATACGAGGCAAACATGCGCCTGTTCATGGCTTCGGTGAGCAAACACCCCGCTCAGATAACCGGCTCAGATTGCCAGCGCTGGGCGAGTGAGATGCACCAAGCCGGACTGGCCAATGCCACCATCAAAGCTAGACTGGCAGCCGTCTCCAGCTTCTACCGCTTCGCCCAAAGATATGAGGTAACCCCCGGACAATACCTGCACAGCTTCAACCCTGCCAGCGCCGTACAGCGCCCCCATGTCAACCCCTACGAACATGCCCAAGGACTAACCCCCGAACAAGCCAAGGCCCTGCTAAAAGCTTGCGACCGCGCCACCATCAAAGGGTTAAGAGATTACGCCCTACTGGCTTTCTACCTCTACACCGGAAGAAGAAGAAGTGAAATAGCCCGACTGTGCTGGCAAGATATACGACCGGGCAGCGAAGCGGGCAAACTGGAATATCACTACACCGGCAAGGGACACAAAAGCGCTTGGCGCGAAATCCCGCCCCCGGTGTGGAGCGCCCTCCAAAACTACCTCAAAGCGGCGGGTAGACTAGAAACCATGCGCCCCGACAGCCCCCTCTTCGTCGCCACCCAACATCAAGCCGCCGAGGAACGCCCCATCGCCCCCATCACCATCAACCAGATAGTTGACCGCGCCGCTAAGCTGGCCGGACTGGAGCATATAAAAGTACATTCACTCCGGCATACCGCTGCCAAGCTGAGAAGAAGGTCGGGAGCAGACTTGGAAGAGGTCAGCCAATTCCTCGACCATTCCAGCATTGCCACCACCCAGATATATATCAACAGTTTAGAGGCGGTAAAAGACGTCAGTTGGCAGGGGGTAGAGGCGCTAATTGGGGGCTAA
- a CDS encoding UPF0175 family protein: MSIEISDELIRATGMSEAEMAQEIAILLFQKGKLTLAQAAHLAQLNRMQFQHLLASRQIPVHYDTADLEEDLRNLRVLGQA; the protein is encoded by the coding sequence ATGAGCATTGAAATATCCGATGAGCTGATACGCGCCACCGGAATGAGCGAAGCAGAAATGGCGCAGGAAATAGCTATATTGCTTTTCCAGAAGGGCAAATTAACCCTTGCCCAAGCTGCCCATTTAGCACAGCTTAACCGCATGCAGTTTCAGCATCTACTCGCCAGTCGCCAAATCCCGGTTCATTACGACACGGCTGACTTGGAAGAAGATTTGCGAAACTTGAGAGTTTTGGGGCAAGCATGA